In Altererythrobacter rubellus, the following are encoded in one genomic region:
- a CDS encoding efflux transporter outer membrane subunit, whose protein sequence is MMPRSTSFLAAASLALAGCVAGPPPEIATPAPELPEEFIYSPETKEAASLAQLLPTDDPAFETFAELALQDAPSLAEAVARVDAARANASGAGAALLPSVGASASVTANRTNPAQFGVDLPGGAAFDTERTSYAGNLTASWEIDIFGRLKASERAALARLDAASANSEAVRITLLAEIAGAVIDWRTNDARTRALAQDLYAAERLAELATKREEAGLAPGFDRVRAEAAASQSRSRIAALSGERARILGRLVALTAQSPLTIGSQLLEEPEDDRVSAAPVALPSLLLTHRPDVRVAAAELAAADADLAAAAKLRFPRLTLSGALGLLAFDFSKLFDDGSDVYTAAGSLTAPLLDFGRIEAQIDGAAAGKRTAFAAYRGAVFNALGETESAYGAVTGSDAQVDSAARENAELERAYVLAETRYRAGLADFLTVLEARRAADASGERLAIAIGQANWARVQLWLALGGDSHEMTRSTSQ, encoded by the coding sequence ATGATGCCTCGTTCAACATCCTTCTTGGCTGCTGCTTCGCTTGCGCTTGCGGGCTGCGTTGCAGGTCCACCACCTGAAATCGCGACCCCGGCACCCGAACTGCCGGAAGAATTCATCTATTCGCCAGAAACAAAAGAAGCGGCCAGCTTGGCGCAGTTGTTACCAACGGATGACCCAGCGTTCGAAACGTTCGCTGAACTCGCGCTTCAAGACGCGCCTAGTCTGGCCGAGGCTGTGGCACGCGTTGATGCCGCCCGCGCCAATGCAAGCGGAGCCGGAGCCGCCCTTCTTCCGTCTGTCGGCGCATCTGCATCGGTCACAGCGAACCGAACCAATCCTGCACAATTCGGGGTCGATTTACCCGGTGGTGCGGCGTTTGACACTGAGCGAACATCGTATGCAGGAAACCTGACGGCTAGCTGGGAGATCGATATCTTTGGGCGCCTGAAGGCGAGCGAGCGCGCTGCCCTTGCGCGGCTTGATGCAGCCAGCGCCAACTCGGAAGCTGTTCGAATTACCTTACTCGCCGAGATTGCCGGCGCTGTCATCGACTGGCGAACCAACGATGCACGCACGCGGGCACTGGCGCAGGACCTTTATGCAGCCGAACGGTTGGCTGAACTTGCCACCAAGCGCGAAGAAGCTGGACTTGCCCCGGGCTTCGATCGCGTTCGTGCAGAGGCAGCGGCGAGCCAGTCACGCTCGCGCATCGCTGCGCTGTCGGGCGAAAGAGCACGAATTCTCGGTCGGCTGGTAGCACTGACTGCTCAGTCGCCGCTGACTATTGGCAGCCAGCTTCTCGAAGAACCAGAGGATGATCGGGTGTCGGCAGCCCCGGTTGCGCTTCCTTCGCTTCTGCTGACCCACCGACCCGACGTGCGCGTTGCCGCAGCTGAGCTTGCCGCCGCGGATGCTGACCTTGCCGCTGCGGCAAAATTGCGCTTTCCTCGGCTCACTTTATCGGGTGCGCTGGGCCTGTTGGCCTTCGATTTCAGCAAGCTGTTCGACGACGGTAGCGATGTCTACACAGCCGCAGGTAGTCTGACCGCACCATTGCTCGATTTCGGACGCATCGAAGCGCAAATCGATGGCGCGGCTGCCGGTAAACGCACCGCGTTTGCGGCCTATCGCGGTGCAGTATTCAATGCCTTGGGCGAGACCGAATCTGCCTATGGCGCAGTGACAGGAAGCGATGCTCAAGTGGATTCCGCTGCGCGCGAGAATGCAGAGCTTGAGCGAGCCTATGTTCTGGCAGAGACACGCTATCGCGCAGGTCTCGCCGACTTCCTCACCGTGCTGGAAGCACGCCGTGCTGCCGATGCCAGCGGAGAGCGGCTGGCCATCGCAATTGGACAAGCCAACTGGGCACGCGTCCAACTGTGGCTAGCGCTAGGTGGCGACAGTCATGAAATGACCCGGTCGACCAGCCAGTAA
- a CDS encoding DUF2939 domain-containing protein, which translates to MKLLGIVGAALLIGGGAYVGSPYLAASNLKDAAISGDVDQLEANVDFPAVRENLKSQLSVALTQQMESDPDFQGNPFAGLASMMIPAFVDKAVDTYVTPDGLSALVQGSEPSEEGTAATKGTEEIEYTYEWVNVDRFKVNMTNKQTNERGPTLVFDRRGFASWKLVKVDVGDSFAALN; encoded by the coding sequence ATGAAATTGTTAGGCATTGTCGGAGCGGCCCTTCTTATTGGCGGTGGCGCTTATGTGGGTTCCCCGTATTTGGCAGCAAGCAACCTTAAAGATGCAGCCATAAGCGGGGATGTCGACCAGCTTGAAGCGAACGTCGATTTTCCCGCCGTTAGGGAAAACCTCAAATCCCAATTATCAGTCGCTTTGACGCAGCAGATGGAGTCAGACCCTGATTTTCAGGGCAATCCGTTTGCTGGTCTGGCGTCGATGATGATCCCTGCCTTCGTCGACAAGGCAGTTGATACTTACGTCACCCCAGATGGTTTGTCCGCCTTGGTGCAGGGCAGTGAACCGAGTGAGGAAGGGACTGCTGCCACCAAAGGGACCGAGGAAATAGAATACACTTACGAATGGGTTAATGTTGACCGTTTCAAGGTGAATATGACCAATAAGCAAACCAATGAGCGTGGGCCAACCTTGGTCTTTGATCGGCGCGGTTTCGCTTCTTGGAAGCTCGTGAAGGTTGATGTCGGTGATAGCTTTGCCGCCTTAAATTGA
- a CDS encoding peptidylprolyl isomerase, which translates to MTLPNWAREPLVHFLVAGIVIFTLLAWRGGDVDPASRTIEVDREQQAQIALVFERTMNRAPTDAELDAQIEAYVRDEILYREALRLGLDQGDAVVRRRMAQKMDILASSQAETVQPSEETLRVHYDANPQAFASDVRYTLDQLWFEDRKGAERALTYVETADDAFQLGQRISLPPSVDAMTSKELADRFGMQFAQNLDGLEPGENWQGPVGSGLGWHLVRLKVRDASKVPPFENVRSDVEDHWRTQTIARRKEEAFQLLRDSYKVTVKK; encoded by the coding sequence ATGACGCTACCAAACTGGGCGCGCGAGCCTCTCGTACATTTTCTGGTAGCCGGCATCGTCATCTTTACGCTGCTGGCGTGGCGGGGCGGTGATGTCGATCCTGCCAGCCGCACAATCGAAGTCGACCGCGAACAGCAAGCGCAAATTGCTTTGGTATTTGAGCGGACGATGAACCGTGCGCCGACCGATGCGGAGCTGGATGCGCAGATAGAGGCGTATGTGCGCGACGAGATCCTATACCGAGAGGCCTTGCGGCTGGGGCTCGACCAAGGCGATGCCGTGGTCCGGCGGCGCATGGCGCAGAAGATGGACATCCTTGCCAGCTCGCAAGCCGAAACAGTCCAGCCTTCGGAAGAGACATTGCGCGTGCACTACGATGCCAACCCGCAAGCCTTCGCGAGTGACGTGAGATACACGCTGGATCAGCTGTGGTTCGAGGACAGAAAGGGTGCAGAGCGAGCCCTGACCTATGTCGAGACGGCTGATGACGCGTTTCAACTTGGCCAAAGGATCAGCCTGCCACCATCGGTTGATGCGATGACGAGCAAAGAGCTTGCGGACAGGTTCGGGATGCAGTTCGCACAAAATCTGGATGGTCTGGAGCCTGGTGAAAATTGGCAGGGGCCGGTTGGATCGGGGCTGGGCTGGCACCTGGTTCGGCTTAAAGTTCGTGACGCTTCCAAAGTGCCTCCGTTTGAAAATGTTCGGTCTGATGTTGAAGATCACTGGCGCACTCAGACAATCGCCCGCCGCAAGGAAGAGGCTTTCCAGCTATTGCGGGATTCCTACAAGGTGACGGTCAAAAAGTGA
- a CDS encoding CaiB/BaiF CoA transferase family protein, which translates to MSRSNGPLTGLRVVEFVGIGPGPHVAMLLADLGAEVVRIERQGGQIMNPVVERARHRVAVNVKSEQGKKFCRDAVANADVLLEGFRPGVMERLGMGPQEMLSINERLVYARMTGWGQEGPMAQAAGHDINYIAITGALSAVGKSGETATPPQNLVGDFGGGSMYCAFGILAALYERERSGKGQVVDAAIVDGATSLMSFFFGVRSRPYLTTERGQGMLSGAAHFYRCYECADGKEISVGAIEPQFYAELLEKADAPAELREGQMDPRNWDEYTDKLAALFKTKSQSEWSELLEGSDACFAPVLALDEARNHPHMKARGAYEEREGVWHTAPAPRFSRTPGTIRDSVEDGADVVARWNGEG; encoded by the coding sequence ATGTCGCGATCAAATGGTCCATTAACCGGTCTTAGAGTTGTTGAGTTCGTAGGGATCGGGCCTGGCCCCCATGTGGCGATGTTGCTGGCCGATCTGGGCGCAGAAGTTGTCAGGATCGAGCGCCAAGGCGGTCAAATCATGAACCCCGTGGTTGAACGCGCGCGGCACCGGGTCGCAGTCAATGTGAAATCAGAGCAAGGCAAGAAATTCTGCCGCGACGCGGTGGCTAATGCCGATGTCCTTCTGGAGGGGTTTCGCCCGGGCGTCATGGAGCGCCTTGGCATGGGCCCCCAAGAGATGCTCTCGATCAATGAGCGACTGGTTTATGCCCGTATGACTGGCTGGGGCCAGGAAGGCCCGATGGCGCAGGCTGCCGGTCACGATATCAACTACATCGCAATTACCGGTGCGCTTTCTGCTGTCGGTAAGTCCGGTGAAACAGCGACCCCGCCGCAAAACCTTGTCGGCGATTTTGGCGGGGGATCAATGTATTGTGCGTTTGGTATTCTTGCGGCGCTTTATGAGCGAGAACGCTCGGGCAAAGGCCAAGTCGTCGACGCGGCCATTGTGGATGGTGCGACAAGTCTGATGAGCTTCTTTTTCGGTGTGCGGTCTCGGCCCTATCTCACCACAGAACGCGGGCAAGGCATGCTAAGCGGCGCGGCGCATTTCTATCGTTGTTATGAATGTGCTGACGGGAAGGAAATTTCAGTCGGCGCGATTGAACCCCAGTTCTACGCCGAGCTTCTGGAGAAGGCAGATGCTCCGGCCGAGCTGCGCGAAGGGCAAATGGATCCGCGCAATTGGGATGAGTATACCGATAAACTTGCGGCGCTGTTCAAGACCAAGAGCCAGTCTGAATGGAGCGAACTTCTGGAAGGAAGCGACGCTTGTTTTGCACCTGTGTTGGCGCTTGATGAGGCGCGCAACCACCCACACATGAAAGCGCGCGGAGCATATGAAGAGCGCGAAGGTGTCTGGCACACCGCGCCGGCTCCACGCTTTAGCCGTACTCCCGGTACGATCCGCGACAGTGTTGAGGATGGTGCAGACGTTGTCGCCCGCTGGAACGGGGAAGGGTAG
- a CDS encoding MaoC family dehydratase, with translation MAGKYFDQWQIGDRIEHEIHRTVTETDNLLFSTMTHNPQPLHLDIEAAKKSGFGQILVNSTFTFSLLVGLSVGDTTLGTLVANLGFNNVVTPKPVFIGDTLRASSEVKDLRESKSRPEAGIVTFVHEMHNQRDEVVCRCERSALLLRSTG, from the coding sequence ATGGCGGGCAAGTACTTTGATCAATGGCAGATTGGGGACCGGATCGAACACGAGATACACCGGACTGTAACCGAGACCGACAACCTGTTGTTCTCGACCATGACGCACAACCCGCAGCCACTGCACTTAGATATTGAAGCCGCCAAGAAGAGCGGTTTCGGGCAGATCTTGGTCAATTCTACCTTCACGTTTTCGCTGCTGGTGGGGCTTTCGGTTGGAGATACAACGCTCGGCACGCTGGTCGCCAATCTAGGATTCAACAATGTCGTGACGCCAAAGCCGGTCTTCATCGGTGACACTTTGCGGGCATCGAGCGAAGTGAAGGATCTGCGGGAGAGCAAGTCGCGCCCTGAAGCGGGAATCGTGACTTTTGTTCACGAGATGCACAATCAGCGGGACGAAGTGGTTTGCCGCTGTGAACGCTCTGCCCTGTTGCTGCGCAGCACAGGCTGA
- a CDS encoding SOUL family heme-binding protein, producing the protein MIILAAMSVLVFLAAFVWSLVANNVETPDYEVVTREGQIEIRRYGAMIVAEANVEGEREDAIRGGFRIIADYIFGNNLASENVAMTAPVTQQVNETIAMTTPVTQQSDGTSWKVRFVMPSEYTMATLPQPVNPEVQLIEVPSSRFAAVQFSGFGNQSSLDKHTGQLLDYLKREDLRPIGQPTFAFYNAPWTLPFMRRNEVMIEIDE; encoded by the coding sequence ATGATCATTTTAGCTGCGATGAGCGTCCTCGTTTTTCTAGCAGCTTTTGTTTGGAGCCTTGTGGCCAATAACGTCGAAACTCCTGACTACGAAGTGGTCACCAGAGAAGGGCAGATCGAAATTCGTCGATATGGAGCAATGATCGTTGCCGAAGCGAACGTCGAAGGCGAACGCGAAGATGCCATCCGAGGTGGGTTTCGCATAATCGCAGACTATATCTTCGGTAATAATCTTGCCTCAGAAAATGTCGCAATGACCGCTCCAGTAACACAGCAGGTGAACGAGACGATTGCTATGACTACGCCGGTCACTCAACAGAGCGATGGGACATCTTGGAAAGTTCGGTTTGTCATGCCTTCGGAATATACGATGGCAACGCTCCCTCAGCCGGTAAATCCAGAAGTTCAGTTAATCGAAGTGCCCTCTAGTCGGTTTGCCGCGGTTCAGTTTTCAGGTTTTGGCAACCAGTCGTCACTCGATAAACACACTGGGCAGTTGCTCGACTATCTCAAACGGGAAGATTTGCGGCCTATAGGTCAGCCGACATTCGCCTTTTATAATGCACCTTGGACGCTACCGTTCATGCGACGGAACGAGGTCATGATTGAAATCGATGAATGA
- a CDS encoding NAD-dependent deacylase, with product MAGRKNILVLTGAGISAESGLATFRGEGGLWEGHRIEDVCTPDALSKNRKLVHRFYDECRSNLRLVKPNAAHAALAKLERHWTSRNKSDFLLVTQNVDDLHERAGSHNLIHMHGELKSALCEDCGGRTPWHLPMGEFERCSFCRRGYLRPDIVFFGELPYQMDRINEALRSCDLFLSIGTSGTVYPASQFVMFAKDAGAETHQFNTEPADGSHRFDTCHVGQAGKMLPEFVDELIGV from the coding sequence ATGGCTGGCAGGAAAAACATCCTCGTACTAACTGGTGCGGGCATCTCCGCTGAAAGCGGACTTGCGACCTTCAGGGGCGAAGGTGGTTTGTGGGAAGGCCACCGCATTGAGGATGTCTGTACGCCTGATGCTTTGAGCAAGAACAGGAAACTGGTGCATCGCTTTTACGACGAGTGTCGTTCAAACCTAAGGCTCGTAAAGCCAAACGCTGCCCATGCGGCGCTGGCCAAGCTGGAGAGGCACTGGACCAGTCGGAATAAGAGTGACTTTCTTCTCGTCACACAGAACGTCGATGACTTGCACGAGCGTGCCGGTTCGCACAATCTGATCCATATGCACGGAGAATTGAAGTCGGCTCTGTGCGAAGATTGTGGGGGTCGCACACCATGGCATTTGCCTATGGGAGAGTTTGAGCGCTGTAGTTTCTGCAGGCGGGGTTATTTGCGGCCCGATATCGTGTTCTTCGGTGAGCTGCCTTACCAGATGGATCGCATTAACGAGGCTCTGCGATCCTGCGATTTGTTTCTGTCTATCGGCACTTCAGGCACCGTCTACCCCGCGTCTCAGTTTGTAATGTTCGCCAAGGATGCGGGAGCTGAGACCCATCAGTTCAACACCGAACCAGCAGACGGCAGTCATCGCTTCGACACGTGCCATGTTGGCCAGGCAGGAAAGATGCTACCTGAATTCGTGGATGAGTTAATCGGAGTGTAG
- a CDS encoding HlyD family secretion protein, giving the protein MAILPENISFSRKALPIIAVIGLIIAVFFIWSNLPDRDLAEPEETPLKASGELADSPRVAGAGVVEPSSEIIDIGTAISGLVTDLRVVPGDFVDMGELLFVVDQRAARARLSEANAAIAEARAAIAEAQTARDTAQQQLDLYTAIEDPAAVSRTEVIRAEGSAASAASRLQLSQARLAAAQAAAGSARTELERLTVRAPIAGEILAVNIRPGEFVSTMGGNSEPFIRMGETRPLHIRIDIDEDEATRVAQGKPAIVSPRGAAEQRFEATFVRAEPLVVPKRSLTNSAAERVDVRVMQMIFALPAEAREVFRVGQQVDAFIPAAEAKEQ; this is encoded by the coding sequence ATGGCTATCCTCCCAGAAAATATCAGCTTCTCTCGGAAGGCGCTTCCAATAATTGCCGTGATTGGCCTGATCATCGCGGTATTCTTCATCTGGAGCAATCTGCCGGATCGAGACTTGGCCGAGCCGGAAGAAACTCCCCTGAAAGCAAGCGGTGAGTTGGCAGATTCGCCGCGCGTTGCTGGCGCTGGCGTAGTCGAGCCTTCGAGCGAGATCATCGATATCGGCACCGCAATATCGGGGCTGGTCACAGACCTGCGCGTGGTGCCGGGTGACTTTGTTGACATGGGCGAGCTTCTTTTCGTGGTAGACCAACGGGCGGCGCGCGCGCGCCTCAGCGAAGCGAATGCCGCCATCGCTGAAGCGCGTGCTGCCATCGCTGAAGCGCAGACCGCGCGCGATACCGCTCAGCAGCAGCTCGACCTTTATACCGCAATCGAAGACCCAGCAGCCGTCAGCCGTACAGAAGTGATCCGCGCAGAGGGCTCGGCTGCATCTGCCGCGTCACGCCTGCAGCTTTCGCAAGCCCGCCTCGCGGCGGCGCAGGCCGCTGCCGGCAGTGCACGCACAGAGCTGGAGCGCCTGACTGTGCGCGCGCCGATTGCGGGCGAGATACTGGCAGTCAATATCCGGCCAGGCGAATTCGTTTCGACGATGGGCGGGAACAGCGAACCCTTCATTCGCATGGGCGAAACCCGCCCGCTGCACATCCGCATCGACATTGATGAGGATGAGGCGACACGCGTCGCTCAAGGAAAACCAGCAATTGTTTCGCCAAGAGGCGCCGCCGAACAACGTTTCGAAGCCACTTTTGTAAGAGCAGAGCCACTTGTCGTTCCCAAGAGATCACTTACCAATTCAGCGGCCGAACGGGTTGATGTGCGGGTAATGCAGATGATCTTTGCCCTACCCGCTGAGGCTCGCGAGGTCTTCCGTGTCGGCCAGCAAGTCGATGCCTTCATTCCGGCGGCGGAAGCGAAAGAGCAATGA
- a CDS encoding DUF3604 domain-containing protein, with product MTFALVACGQGVDADQQGTGEGTIELAEFPDRPYWGDTHLHTDNSIDAFGFGVRLGPEEALMFASGQEVTATTGMRAKLARPLDFLVISDHSDGLGATRRLYDAPRLGVVAMGDETMLRWYDMMHESPEQSQRAIGELITAAANGTLPEAMTNNPEEQDAATAEIWGAHLEMLDRYNKPGKFTAFAGFEYTLMPDGNNLHRVVMFRDGLDRTGQVLPYPGINSDIEGLWDYMLAYEQATGGQALAIPHNSNLSNGLMFELTMPGGGPITAEYARKRAAAEPVVEVTQIKGDSEAHPFLSPNDEMAGFGVKGWELGNLPLTRETTNDMLAGNYIREALKRGLSLEEQLGVNPYAFGMIGSTDSHTSLATGDEDNFYGKHTGNEPSYQDRALEGQNLGTRIGRFGWHYLAGGYAAAWARGNTRAEIFDAFQRREVYATTGPRMTVRLFGGFDFSEADWDGDWVRAGYTRGVPMGGELEDRGNAPTFLISALKDPDGANLDRVQVVKGWVDSAGELQERVYDVSWSDMDKRSRVGGNVPAVGDTVDRATATYTNDIGAAELRTAWTDPDYVEGQRAFYYVRVIEIPTPRWTLFDAVRFGIELPEDAMADAVAQERAYSSPIWLKPAPPAIMEQQ from the coding sequence GTGACATTCGCACTGGTTGCTTGCGGTCAAGGCGTTGACGCGGATCAGCAAGGCACCGGCGAAGGAACGATCGAACTCGCAGAGTTCCCTGATCGGCCATATTGGGGCGATACCCACCTGCACACAGACAATTCTATCGACGCCTTCGGCTTCGGTGTGCGGCTTGGACCGGAAGAAGCGCTGATGTTCGCCAGCGGTCAGGAAGTCACCGCAACAACCGGGATGCGGGCCAAACTCGCACGTCCGCTCGATTTCCTTGTCATCTCGGATCACTCCGACGGGCTAGGTGCGACACGCAGGCTCTACGATGCGCCTCGGCTTGGCGTCGTTGCCATGGGCGATGAGACTATGCTGCGTTGGTATGACATGATGCACGAGAGCCCAGAGCAGTCACAGCGCGCGATCGGCGAGTTGATCACTGCTGCTGCTAACGGAACCCTTCCGGAGGCGATGACGAACAATCCAGAGGAGCAGGACGCTGCCACGGCCGAAATCTGGGGCGCGCACCTGGAAATGCTTGATCGCTACAATAAGCCGGGTAAATTCACGGCCTTTGCTGGGTTCGAATATACGCTGATGCCAGACGGAAACAATCTCCACCGCGTGGTGATGTTTCGTGACGGGCTGGACAGGACTGGGCAAGTCCTGCCTTACCCGGGGATCAATTCGGATATCGAAGGCCTTTGGGACTATATGCTTGCCTACGAGCAAGCAACGGGAGGGCAGGCGCTTGCTATCCCACATAATTCGAACCTCTCTAATGGCTTGATGTTCGAACTGACTATGCCCGGCGGCGGGCCGATAACGGCTGAGTACGCACGTAAGCGTGCAGCGGCGGAGCCGGTGGTCGAAGTTACCCAGATTAAAGGAGACAGCGAAGCGCATCCGTTCCTGTCACCCAATGACGAGATGGCGGGCTTTGGTGTCAAAGGCTGGGAGCTGGGCAATCTGCCACTGACCCGCGAAACCACCAACGATATGCTCGCGGGCAATTACATACGCGAGGCTTTGAAGCGCGGATTGTCGCTCGAAGAACAATTGGGTGTAAATCCCTATGCTTTCGGGATGATTGGCTCGACTGACAGCCACACTTCGCTGGCAACAGGCGACGAGGACAATTTCTACGGAAAGCATACCGGCAATGAGCCGAGCTATCAGGATCGCGCCCTCGAGGGCCAGAATCTAGGAACGCGCATTGGGCGCTTTGGCTGGCATTATCTGGCTGGCGGCTATGCCGCGGCTTGGGCGCGGGGCAATACCCGCGCAGAGATATTCGACGCGTTTCAAAGGCGCGAGGTCTATGCCACGACCGGCCCGCGCATGACGGTGCGCCTGTTTGGTGGCTTTGATTTCTCTGAGGCGGATTGGGACGGCGATTGGGTGCGTGCGGGCTATACTCGCGGCGTACCTATGGGCGGAGAACTGGAAGACCGCGGCAACGCGCCGACTTTCCTGATCTCGGCTCTTAAGGACCCCGACGGCGCGAACCTTGACCGTGTTCAGGTCGTCAAAGGCTGGGTAGATAGCGCAGGCGAGCTGCAAGAACGCGTGTATGACGTATCCTGGAGCGACATGGACAAGCGCTCTCGAGTGGGCGGAAATGTCCCGGCAGTAGGTGACACCGTTGATCGCGCCACCGCGACCTATACCAACGATATTGGCGCCGCTGAGCTACGAACAGCGTGGACAGATCCGGATTATGTCGAGGGGCAGCGCGCCTTCTACTACGTGCGTGTGATCGAGATACCTACGCCGCGCTGGACACTGTTCGATGCGGTGCGCTTCGGCATCGAGTTGCCTGAAGATGCGATGGCGGATGCAGTGGCGCAGGAGCGCGCTTACTCATCTCCGATATGGCTTAAGCCGGCACCGCCAGCGATTATGGAGCAACAATGA
- a CDS encoding thermonuclease family protein: MGQALNKFQRCGDVRYTCVVDGDTLWLEGVKIRVADIDTPEISQPQCASEKALGEQATERFIQLLNEGPFMVAAISGSDEDRYGRKLKVLLRDGQSLGDQLVAEGLAHRWNGRRLSWC, encoded by the coding sequence ATGGGGCAAGCGCTCAACAAGTTTCAAAGATGTGGGGATGTCCGCTACACATGCGTGGTCGACGGAGACACGCTTTGGCTCGAAGGCGTCAAAATAAGGGTGGCAGACATCGACACCCCTGAAATAAGTCAACCTCAATGCGCCTCAGAAAAAGCGCTTGGCGAGCAGGCTACTGAGCGTTTTATTCAGCTGTTGAACGAAGGTCCCTTTATGGTGGCTGCTATATCTGGCTCAGACGAAGACCGTTATGGCAGAAAGCTCAAAGTTCTCTTGAGAGACGGACAATCTCTGGGTGACCAACTAGTCGCGGAAGGTCTCGCCCATAGGTGGAATGGACGTCGATTGTCTTGGTGTTGA
- a CDS encoding HupE/UreJ family protein, translating into MRALLALALAFFAAFPAMADEIRPFSIEFAEQEKGVWALNWKQPVSALNGTEIILPRIPENCSLQGEPVVRTVNLAFIGHADVACDGDIAGQTFALPQLLGGADALLRVLPLDAPAQTHRLTASEPSVTISAQPGAWQVFTTYLVIGAEHILFGWDHLLFVIALVLLVQKGWAVVKAATAFTVAHSITLVASTLGYAGLPQGPVEALIALSIVFLAVELTTTDRETWTRRWPWIVAFGFGLLHGFGFAGALREIGLPEGEVPAALLAFNLGVEAGQLMVVAAVLLLRSAIQRLVPKAEAPALKFTTYAIGITAAYWLVDRVIS; encoded by the coding sequence GTGAGAGCACTTCTCGCTCTGGCTTTGGCATTTTTTGCCGCGTTTCCAGCTATGGCAGACGAAATTCGGCCGTTCTCGATCGAATTCGCGGAACAAGAAAAAGGCGTCTGGGCACTCAACTGGAAGCAACCTGTTTCGGCGCTCAACGGAACCGAAATCATTCTGCCCCGAATTCCAGAGAATTGTTCTCTCCAAGGTGAGCCAGTGGTCAGGACAGTCAATCTCGCTTTCATTGGCCATGCTGACGTAGCGTGTGACGGTGACATCGCGGGCCAGACTTTTGCGTTGCCGCAGCTGCTGGGCGGAGCCGATGCTTTGCTGCGAGTTCTGCCTCTGGATGCGCCTGCGCAAACCCATCGTCTGACTGCAAGCGAACCCTCCGTCACCATCTCCGCGCAACCGGGCGCGTGGCAGGTGTTCACCACTTATCTGGTCATCGGTGCAGAGCACATTCTGTTTGGCTGGGATCACTTGCTGTTCGTGATTGCGCTGGTGCTGCTCGTGCAGAAGGGATGGGCGGTTGTTAAGGCGGCCACAGCGTTCACAGTGGCGCATTCCATCACATTGGTCGCGTCGACCCTGGGCTATGCAGGATTGCCGCAAGGCCCGGTGGAAGCCCTGATTGCGCTCTCGATTGTTTTCCTGGCGGTTGAGCTGACGACAACAGACCGCGAGACGTGGACGCGGCGCTGGCCGTGGATTGTCGCTTTCGGGTTCGGACTATTGCACGGATTTGGCTTTGCCGGAGCCTTACGCGAGATCGGCTTGCCCGAAGGAGAAGTCCCGGCGGCGTTGCTGGCATTCAATCTGGGCGTCGAAGCAGGACAGCTAATGGTTGTCGCAGCCGTACTTCTGCTGCGTTCAGCCATTCAACGGCTGGTGCCAAAGGCTGAAGCACCCGCGCTGAAATTTACGACCTATGCGATCGGGATCACTGCCGCTTACTGGCTGGTCGACCGGGTCATTTCATGA
- a CDS encoding HIT family protein, translating to MGINAGADAGQTIFHCHMHLIPRRKGDVDEPRGGVRGVIPSKQRY from the coding sequence ATTGGAATTAACGCTGGAGCCGATGCGGGTCAGACGATCTTTCACTGCCACATGCACCTGATCCCTCGCAGAAAGGGTGACGTTGACGAACCCAGAGGGGGCGTGAGAGGCGTGATCCCGAGCAAGCAGCGATATTGA